One part of the Sarcophilus harrisii chromosome 5, mSarHar1.11, whole genome shotgun sequence genome encodes these proteins:
- the SMCO3 gene encoding single-pass membrane and coiled-coil domain-containing protein 3, with product MAQSDFFYPENSKRRQELNNLHQQLLNCLSDSFDATNELSEVLNMHLACKLESIEMNKNGNIKENCDIIIKAMKKIQKEVQRVDDVLKEKLEPTLYRKLQDIRERETEKIAIVQKVISVILGEATSTASTIAVKLICSNITTVIINKLVTLLAQIGASLLGGIGVAVLRLGLDMILHAILGAVERNQLQAAIKSYEQHLVEFKSASEKYHHAIKEVTKTLKCRLK from the coding sequence ATGGCACAGAGTGATTTTTTCTACCCAGAGAATTCAAAGAGAAGACAAGAACTGAACAACCTACACCAGCAATTGCTTAATTGCTTATCAGACAGCTTTGATGCCACCAATGAATTGAGTGAAGTTCTGAATATGCATTTGGCCTGCAAACTGGAATCcatagaaatgaacaaaaatggcAACATTAAGGAAAACTGTGACATCATCATAAAAGCCATGAAGAAGATccaaaaggaagtacaaagggTTGATGATGtgctaaaagaaaaattggagccAACATTGTACAGAAAACTTCAGGacatcagagaaagagaaactgaaaaaattgCAATTGTGCAGAAGGTTATTTCAGTCATCCTGGGAGAAGCCACTTCCACTGCCAGTACAATAGCTGTGAAACTCATCTGCTCAAATATTACAACTGTCATCATTAACAAATTGGTCACTCTGTTAGCCCAAATTGGTGCATCTCTGCTTGGTGGTATTGGGGTTGCTGTTCTCAGACTTGGATTAGATATGATTCTACATGCTATACTAGGAGCAGTAGAGAGAAACCAGCTTCAAGCAGCAATTAAAAGTTATGAGCAACATCTGGTGGAGTTTAAATCTGCCTCAGAAAAATACCATCATGCTATAAAAGAAGTCACCAAGA
- the C5H12orf60 gene encoding uncharacterized protein C12orf60 homolog has translation MSCQMSEKDKDRFIQTGNSFYNCLLKLNCSINNFIQLLTNYLGCQIPCIIVNESGTVKDYFEEVVCSLRRVQCDIDRAESCSQYSKISMTSVKEPCLKIEPCLKMDPCLKIDPCLKIDPCMKVDSCLKMESCLKMDPCIKLDPCNPCNPCSPCSPCSPCPPCPPCLKLDPCNPCSPCIKLDPCNPCSPCIKLDPCNPCKPCSPCPPLCPPCPPCLKLDPCNPCSPCIKLDPCNPCKPCSPCPPLCPPCPPLCPPCPPCLKIDPCLSPCLKIDPCLKNATKKLCETAISDCAQLPLILMLKNVNFFECMECALSQLMKSSIMSLRLTDLHNPCEPPCCPKPSSSCCPALTPTDILEKLSNLVECQTSMNPSMSAADNLQEILKTMEPVADKLQQVARAIENNLDLLKCTK, from the coding sequence ATGTCATGTCAGATGTCAGAAAAGGATAAAGACAGGTTTATTCAGACTGGTAATAGTTTCTACAATTGCTTACTAAAACTTAATTGTTCCATAAATAACTTTATTCAATTACTCACCAATTACCTGGGCTGCCAAATACCTTGTATCATTGTGAATGAAAGTGGAACAGTTAAGGATTATTTTGAAGAAGTAGTATGTTCTTTGAGAAGGGTCCAGTGTGATATTGACAGAGCTGAAAGCTGCTCTCAGTATTCGAAGATAAGTATGACCTCAGTGAAGGAGCCCTGTCTGAAGATAGAGCCCTGTCTGAAGATGGACCCCTGTCTGAAGATAGACCCCTGTCTGAAGATAGACCCCTGTATGAAGGTGGACTCCTGTCTGAAGATGGAATCCTGTCTGAAGATGGATCCCTGTATAAAGCTGGACCCCTGTAACCCTTGTAACCCCTGTTCTCCTTGTTCCCCTTGTTCTCCTTGTCCCCCTTGTCCCCCCTGTCTGAAGCTGGACCCCTGTAACCCCTGTTCCCCCTGTATAAAGCTGGACCCCTGTAACCCCTGTTCCCCCTGTATAAAGCTGGACCCCTGTAACCCCTGTAAACCTTGTTCCCCCTGTCCTCCTCTCTGTCCTCCCTGTCCCCCCTGTCTGAAGCTGGATCCCTGTAACCCCTGTTCCCCTTGTATAAAGCTGGACCCCTGTAACCCCTGTAAACCCTGTTCCCCTTGTCCTCCTCTCTGTCCTCCCTGTCCTCCCCTCTGTCCCCCCTGTCCTCCCTGTCTGAAGATAGATCCCTGTCTGAGTCCCTGTCTGAAGATAGACCCATGCCtgaaaaatgcaacaaaaaaattatgtgaaacaGCGATTTCTGACTGCGCCCAGCTGCCACTTATTCTTATGCTGAAAAATGTCAACTTCTTTGAATGTATGGAATGTGCGCTTTCGCAGCTGATGAAATCTTCAATTATGAGCCTACGTCTGACTGACTTACATAATCCCTGTGAACCACCCTGTTGTCCTAAACCTTCTTCAAGTTGCTGCCCAGCTTTAACACCTACAGATATCTTAGAGAAGTTGAGCAACCTGGTGGAATGTCAAACCTCCATGAATCCCTCAATGTCAGCTGCAGATAATCTCCAAGAAATTCTCAAGACTATGGAACCTGTTGCAGACAAACTACAACAAGTCGCTAGGGCTATAGAAAACAATCTGGACTTATTAAAATGTACTAAGTAG